A stretch of Amycolatopsis tolypomycina DNA encodes these proteins:
- a CDS encoding PLP-dependent aminotransferase family protein: protein MEPVIPLGGRISGPRLAVMLGSWRQGGSRQGAADLAAAIELQVLDGQLPLGTRLPAERELADALGASRTLIGAALDRLRDNGFVASRRGAGSWITAPGRRRRDAVVPDGGDLIDFAHASPSAPPGMVAAVDAARSALVEHLGQHGYQERGLLALREKIARRYTERGLPTTAAQIMVTNGAHHAFVLVLRMLTGPGDRVLVEQPTYPNALEAIRAAHAIPVPVALDPTGARGWDIAGVDAALRQASPRLAYLVVDFQNPTGLRLDAEGRHRLGAVLSRARTPVVVDETLVELDLEGDPLDGPPPLAAFAGDLVICVGSASKSHWGGLRLGWIRASEDLLGRLVSARYAVDLGSPVFEQVVFSELLEADGWAALARRREDLRRNRDALADAVGQHLPDWTFTLPKGGLSLWCRLPEPVSSRLAVAAAGHGIQVAPGSRFGVHGGMERWLRLPFALPPEKIQEAIRRLSAAEASVRGTPASLDAPLA, encoded by the coding sequence ATGGAACCCGTGATCCCGCTGGGTGGACGCATCTCCGGTCCGCGATTGGCTGTCATGCTGGGCTCGTGGCGGCAAGGCGGCTCCCGGCAGGGGGCCGCCGACCTGGCTGCGGCCATCGAGCTGCAGGTGCTCGACGGCCAGCTCCCGCTCGGCACCCGGCTGCCCGCCGAACGCGAGCTGGCCGACGCGCTCGGCGCGAGCCGGACGCTGATCGGCGCGGCGCTCGACCGGTTGCGGGACAACGGGTTCGTGGCGAGCCGCCGGGGTGCCGGCTCGTGGATCACCGCGCCCGGCCGCCGTCGTCGCGACGCGGTCGTGCCGGACGGCGGCGACCTGATCGACTTCGCGCACGCGTCGCCGTCGGCCCCGCCGGGCATGGTCGCGGCGGTCGACGCCGCGCGCTCCGCCCTCGTCGAGCACCTCGGGCAGCACGGCTACCAGGAGCGGGGGCTGCTCGCGCTCCGGGAGAAGATCGCCCGGCGGTACACCGAGCGCGGGCTGCCGACGACGGCCGCGCAGATCATGGTCACCAACGGCGCGCACCACGCGTTCGTGCTGGTCCTGAGGATGCTGACCGGGCCGGGCGACCGGGTGCTGGTGGAGCAGCCCACGTACCCGAACGCGCTGGAGGCGATCCGGGCCGCGCACGCCATCCCGGTGCCGGTGGCGCTCGACCCGACCGGGGCCCGCGGCTGGGACATCGCCGGCGTCGACGCCGCCCTGCGCCAGGCGTCCCCGCGGCTGGCCTACCTCGTGGTCGACTTCCAGAACCCGACCGGCCTGCGCCTCGACGCCGAAGGGCGGCATCGGCTCGGTGCGGTCCTGTCCCGCGCCCGGACGCCGGTGGTCGTGGACGAGACGCTCGTCGAGCTCGACCTCGAGGGCGATCCGCTCGACGGGCCGCCTCCGCTGGCCGCGTTCGCGGGCGACCTGGTGATCTGCGTCGGCTCGGCGTCGAAGTCCCACTGGGGCGGCCTGCGCCTGGGCTGGATCCGCGCGTCGGAGGACCTGCTCGGCCGCCTGGTTTCGGCGCGCTACGCGGTCGACCTCGGCTCGCCGGTCTTCGAGCAGGTCGTGTTCTCGGAGCTGCTCGAAGCCGACGGCTGGGCGGCGCTGGCCCGCCGTCGCGAAGACCTGCGGCGCAACCGCGATGCGCTGGCGGACGCGGTCGGGCAGCACCTGCCGGACTGGACGTTCACGCTGCCGAAGGGCGGGCTGTCGCTGTGGTGCCGGCTGCCGGAGCCGGTGAGCTCGCGGCTCGCCGTGGCGGCCGCCGGCCACGGGATCCAGGTGGCGCCGGGATCCCGCTTCGGCGTCCACGGCGGCATGGAGCGCTGGCTCCGGCTGCCGTTCGCGTTGCCGCCGGAGAAGATCCAGGAAGCGATCCGCCGGCTGAGCGCGGCCGAAGCGTCGGTCCGCGGCACCCCGGCGTCCTTGGACGCGCCCCTCGCATGA
- a CDS encoding pyridoxal phosphate-dependent aminotransferase, which produces MREPALVPRLRPFTSTIFAEMTALAVEHDAVNLGQGFPDTDGPAGMLDAAKNALFGGANQYPPGPGRPELRAAIARHRLRYGTEYDPATEILVTAGATEAIAATLLALTEPGDEVIVIEPYYDSYAAAVAMAGAERRVVGLVEGPDGRFGLDVDGLRAAVTPRTRAILVNSPHNPTGTVFTRAELEALAALCVEHDLIAVCDEVYEHLVFDDAEHVPLVTLPGMRPRTVSISSAGKTFNCTGWKIGWVCSTPELVAAVKAAKQFITFVSGGPLQPAVAHALDHELPWVDGLRASLQEKRDRLSAGLADAGFAVRPTAGTYFVCVDVRPLGFTDAADLAWELPGRVGVAAVPVKVFTDHPDEWKHLLRFAFCKRNEVIDEAITRLRKLV; this is translated from the coding sequence GTGCGCGAACCTGCTCTCGTCCCCCGCCTCCGGCCGTTCACCTCGACCATCTTCGCGGAGATGACCGCGCTGGCGGTCGAGCACGACGCTGTCAACCTCGGCCAGGGCTTCCCGGACACCGACGGCCCGGCCGGGATGCTCGACGCGGCGAAGAACGCCCTGTTCGGCGGGGCCAACCAGTACCCGCCGGGGCCCGGGCGGCCCGAGCTGCGGGCCGCGATCGCGCGGCACCGGCTGCGCTACGGCACCGAGTACGACCCGGCCACGGAGATCCTGGTCACCGCCGGCGCCACGGAGGCCATCGCGGCAACGTTGCTGGCGCTGACCGAGCCCGGCGACGAGGTGATCGTCATCGAGCCGTACTACGACTCCTACGCCGCCGCGGTCGCGATGGCGGGCGCCGAGCGCCGGGTCGTCGGGCTCGTCGAAGGGCCGGACGGCCGCTTCGGCCTCGACGTCGACGGCCTGCGCGCCGCCGTCACGCCGCGGACCAGGGCGATCCTGGTGAACTCGCCGCACAACCCGACCGGCACCGTGTTCACCCGCGCCGAGCTTGAGGCGCTCGCCGCGCTGTGCGTCGAACACGACCTGATCGCCGTCTGCGACGAGGTCTACGAGCACCTGGTGTTCGACGACGCGGAACACGTCCCGCTGGTCACGCTGCCCGGCATGCGGCCGCGGACGGTCAGCATCTCCAGCGCCGGCAAGACGTTCAACTGCACCGGCTGGAAGATCGGCTGGGTCTGCTCGACGCCGGAGCTGGTCGCGGCGGTCAAGGCGGCGAAGCAGTTCATCACCTTCGTCTCGGGCGGGCCGCTGCAGCCGGCCGTCGCGCACGCGCTCGACCACGAGCTGCCCTGGGTCGACGGACTGCGCGCGTCGCTGCAGGAGAAGCGCGACCGGCTTTCGGCCGGGCTCGCGGACGCCGGGTTCGCCGTGCGGCCGACGGCGGGCACGTACTTCGTCTGCGTCGACGTCCGCCCGCTGGGGTTCACCGACGCCGCCGATCTGGCCTGGGAACTGCCGGGCCGGGTCGGGGTCGCCGCGGTCCCGGTGAAGGTCTTCACCGATCACCCGGACGAGTGGAAACACCTGCTGCGTTTCGCGTTCTGCAAGCGCAACGAGGTCATCGACGAGGCCATCACCCGATTGCGCAAACTGGTCTGA
- a CDS encoding DUF445 domain-containing protein produces the protein MEQLTPAKVTPADPPGGAAGEEEKRRGLRKMKLVALSFLLGATLVFLLASWAQASGWPGWVGYVRAAAEAGMVGALADWFAVTALFRHPLRLKIPHTAIIPNKKDALGNSLGDFVGSNFLSEEVVRDKLKRVEIARRLGAWLAQEENAERVTSELATVVRAAVRVLRDEDVQAIMEQAVARRIIDKPWGPPLGKILQGVFADGAHHKLVDLMCDRAYEWVRDNHTTMLRVVSDRAPSWSPKFVDEMLADKVYGEVLSFAWAVKTDVNHPMRLALDKFLGEFAQDLQTNPEVMARAEQVKGQIVHHEEVQRLIGSAWSTAKEMLLTAAEDPSSELRRRVRLGLTSLGQRLIDDDQLRAKADGWVEGAAAYLVKNYSREITTIITDTVERWDAEETSRKIELQVGRDLQFIRINGTVVGALAGLVIYAVAELLF, from the coding sequence GTGGAGCAACTGACCCCCGCGAAGGTGACGCCCGCCGACCCGCCGGGCGGCGCGGCCGGTGAAGAGGAAAAGCGGCGCGGCCTGCGCAAGATGAAGCTCGTCGCGCTGTCGTTCCTGCTCGGCGCCACGCTGGTGTTCCTGCTGGCCAGCTGGGCGCAGGCGAGCGGCTGGCCGGGCTGGGTCGGCTACGTGCGCGCCGCGGCCGAGGCCGGCATGGTCGGCGCGCTGGCCGACTGGTTCGCCGTCACGGCGCTGTTCCGGCACCCGCTGCGGCTGAAGATCCCGCACACGGCGATCATCCCGAACAAGAAGGACGCGCTGGGCAACAGCCTCGGCGACTTCGTCGGCTCGAACTTCCTGTCCGAGGAGGTCGTGCGCGACAAGCTCAAGCGCGTCGAGATCGCGCGGCGGCTGGGCGCGTGGCTGGCGCAGGAGGAGAACGCCGAGCGCGTGACGTCCGAGCTGGCCACGGTGGTCCGGGCGGCCGTTCGCGTCCTCCGGGACGAAGACGTCCAGGCGATCATGGAGCAGGCCGTCGCGCGCCGGATCATCGACAAGCCGTGGGGCCCGCCGCTGGGCAAGATCCTGCAGGGCGTGTTCGCCGACGGCGCGCACCACAAGCTGGTCGACCTGATGTGCGACCGCGCCTACGAGTGGGTGCGCGACAACCACACGACGATGCTGCGCGTGGTGTCCGACCGGGCGCCGAGCTGGTCGCCGAAGTTCGTCGACGAGATGCTCGCGGACAAGGTCTACGGCGAGGTGCTGTCGTTCGCGTGGGCGGTGAAGACCGACGTCAACCACCCGATGCGGCTGGCGCTGGACAAGTTCCTCGGCGAGTTCGCCCAGGACCTGCAGACCAACCCCGAGGTGATGGCCCGCGCCGAGCAGGTGAAGGGCCAGATCGTGCACCACGAGGAGGTCCAGCGGCTGATCGGCTCGGCGTGGAGCACGGCGAAGGAGATGCTGCTGACCGCGGCCGAGGACCCGTCGAGCGAGCTGCGCCGGCGCGTCCGGCTGGGGCTGACGTCGCTGGGGCAGCGGCTGATCGACGACGACCAGCTGCGCGCGAAGGCCGACGGCTGGGTCGAGGGTGCCGCGGCGTACCTCGTGAAGAACTACTCACGGGAGATCACCACGATCATCACCGACACGGTCGAGCGATGGGACGCCGAGGAGACGTCCCGCAAGATCGAGCTCCAGGTGGGCCGCGACCTGCAGTTCATCCGGATCAACGGCACGGTCGTCGGCGCCCTCGCCGGGCTGGTCATCTACGCGGTCGCGGAGCTGCTGTTCTGA
- a CDS encoding CGNR zinc finger domain-containing protein produces MHTDASLVVEFLNTVNVEEGTDLLEDPGQWHAWAAAHALTANPAAEARAARDALRAAVGDPRLPGGSVDVGTRISLTAEGPQLVADDVVGAVFVACARLVVRGEWIRLKICPADTCLWAFYDESRNRSRTWCSMRVCGNREKARGWRARAAAG; encoded by the coding sequence GTGCACACCGACGCGTCCCTCGTGGTGGAGTTCCTGAACACGGTCAACGTCGAAGAGGGCACCGACCTGCTCGAAGACCCCGGGCAGTGGCACGCGTGGGCGGCCGCGCACGCCTTGACGGCCAATCCGGCGGCCGAAGCCAGGGCGGCGCGGGATGCCCTGCGCGCGGCCGTCGGCGACCCGCGGCTGCCGGGCGGCAGCGTCGACGTGGGCACGCGGATCTCGCTGACGGCGGAGGGGCCGCAGCTGGTCGCGGACGACGTCGTCGGCGCGGTGTTCGTCGCCTGCGCGCGGCTGGTCGTGCGCGGGGAGTGGATCCGGCTGAAGATCTGCCCCGCCGACACGTGCCTGTGGGCGTTCTACGACGAGTCGCGCAACCGGTCGCGGACGTGGTGCTCGATGCGCGTCTGCGGCAACCGGGAGAAGGCGCGCGGCTGGCGGGCGCGCGCCGCGGCGGGCTGA
- a CDS encoding VOC family protein, with translation MSAVPTLGVVALDCPDPVALAEFYRSVLEWETPEVADDGHWVTLPNPAGGAGIAFQRVPDYRPPAWPSAENPQQLHLDLNVTDLEAAHERVLGLGAKLLDDKPETFRVYADPVGHPFCLCAC, from the coding sequence ATGAGTGCGGTTCCGACGCTGGGCGTGGTGGCCCTCGACTGCCCCGACCCGGTGGCGCTGGCCGAGTTCTACCGTTCGGTGCTGGAGTGGGAGACGCCCGAAGTGGCCGACGACGGGCACTGGGTGACGCTGCCCAACCCCGCGGGCGGCGCGGGCATCGCGTTCCAGCGGGTGCCCGACTACCGGCCGCCGGCGTGGCCGTCCGCCGAGAACCCGCAGCAGCTGCACCTGGACCTGAACGTCACGGACCTGGAAGCGGCGCACGAGCGCGTGCTCGGCCTGGGGGCGAAGCTGCTCGACGACAAGCCGGAGACGTTCCGCGTCTACGCCGATCCGGTGGGGCACCCGTTCTGCCTCTGCGCCTGCTGA
- a CDS encoding zf-TFIIB domain-containing protein, whose product MRRLCGVICPKCQNQMRTVDKNGIHIDQCDGCRGIFLDRGELEAIVGAESSFYGQQPPPYQGGPAPTAHYGRPDSPRPYRGGYPDSPKAYRGGYADSPRPHRGGYSDSPRPYGHNQHGHGHRKRSFLENLFD is encoded by the coding sequence TTGCGTAGGCTCTGCGGTGTGATTTGTCCGAAGTGTCAGAACCAGATGCGGACCGTCGACAAGAACGGCATCCACATCGACCAGTGCGACGGCTGCCGCGGGATCTTCCTGGACCGCGGTGAGCTCGAGGCGATCGTCGGTGCGGAAAGCTCGTTCTACGGCCAGCAGCCGCCGCCCTACCAGGGAGGACCGGCGCCGACGGCGCACTACGGCCGTCCCGACTCGCCGCGCCCCTACCGGGGCGGCTACCCGGATTCGCCGAAGGCGTACCGCGGTGGTTACGCCGACTCGCCGCGGCCGCACCGCGGCGGGTACTCGGATTCGCCGCGGCCGTACGGCCACAACCAGCACGGCCACGGGCACCGCAAGCGCAGCTTCCTCGAGAACCTCTTCGACTGA
- a CDS encoding AAA family ATPase, producing the protein MGLDLRICPACGELADRPVVAGNVVTCAKCGHEWPFRKLPLFAVTGPSGAGKSTVGPLLADRFAGDVVVLDQDILWIGALRDDVLDFRSVWLRMAAMLHQNGRPVVLCGTVAPPEFEPLPERALFSDIHYLALVGSPSSLRARLRARPAWREWDEERIDEMLEFNDWLRKSAPDLGVEVFDTTDVSRAATADHVEKWIRARLP; encoded by the coding sequence ATGGGGCTCGACCTGCGGATCTGCCCGGCGTGCGGCGAGCTGGCGGACCGCCCGGTCGTCGCGGGCAACGTCGTCACGTGCGCGAAGTGCGGACACGAATGGCCGTTCCGGAAGCTGCCGCTGTTCGCGGTGACCGGGCCGAGCGGCGCCGGGAAGTCGACGGTGGGTCCCCTGCTGGCCGACCGGTTCGCCGGCGACGTCGTGGTGCTGGACCAGGACATCCTCTGGATCGGCGCGCTGCGCGACGACGTCCTGGACTTCCGCTCGGTCTGGCTGCGGATGGCGGCGATGCTGCACCAGAACGGCCGTCCGGTCGTGCTGTGCGGGACGGTCGCGCCGCCGGAGTTCGAGCCGCTGCCGGAGCGCGCGTTGTTCAGCGACATCCACTACCTGGCGCTGGTGGGGTCGCCGTCGTCGCTGCGCGCCCGGCTGCGCGCGCGTCCGGCGTGGCGCGAGTGGGACGAGGAGCGGATCGACGAGATGCTGGAGTTCAACGACTGGCTCCGCAAATCGGCCCCGGACCTCGGCGTCGAGGTCTTCGACACCACGGACGTCTCCCGTGCGGCGACGGCCGACCACGTGGAGAAGTGGATCCGCGCGCGGCTGCCTTGA